Proteins co-encoded in one Flavobacterium sp. M31R6 genomic window:
- a CDS encoding TIGR00730 family Rossman fold protein, whose product MCAKKSENFKRLSQEEWEEAWQKHWKKAQLDYELPIIESEEYKFLSEQRTAEKEKERLERITAEFEMGFTKLSQLGPAVTIFGSARFKPGDPYYELSRETGNAFAKAGFTVLTGGGPGAMEAANRGAKEAGGPTYGLNIILPKEQQPNPYVNDSFEFKYFFVRKVMLVKYSCAFIVMPGGLGTLDELFEAATLIQCHKIGPFPLILVGGKFWKGLRDFVGFMMEQGVFSSEEIGFSRIVETPQEAIDMVLSSLPSDFKNSLKPL is encoded by the coding sequence ATGTGTGCAAAAAAATCAGAAAATTTTAAGAGATTAAGTCAGGAAGAATGGGAAGAAGCTTGGCAAAAACATTGGAAAAAAGCACAATTGGACTATGAACTTCCAATAATAGAGTCGGAAGAGTATAAGTTTTTAAGCGAACAAAGAACTGCCGAGAAGGAAAAGGAGCGACTTGAAAGAATTACAGCAGAATTTGAAATGGGGTTTACCAAACTAAGTCAGCTAGGTCCTGCAGTAACCATTTTTGGATCAGCGAGATTCAAGCCGGGAGATCCTTACTACGAATTGTCAAGAGAAACCGGAAATGCGTTTGCAAAAGCTGGCTTTACTGTTTTGACAGGAGGTGGCCCCGGTGCGATGGAAGCCGCAAACAGAGGCGCCAAGGAAGCGGGAGGACCTACTTATGGACTCAATATCATTTTACCCAAAGAACAACAGCCAAATCCGTATGTTAATGACAGTTTTGAGTTTAAATATTTTTTCGTTCGAAAGGTGATGTTAGTAAAATATTCTTGTGCATTTATTGTTATGCCAGGAGGTTTGGGTACCTTGGATGAACTATTTGAGGCGGCAACATTGATTCAGTGTCACAAAATTGGTCCGTTTCCACTTATTTTGGTTGGAGGAAAATTTTGGAAAGGATTACGTGATTTTGTGGGATTCATGATGGAACAAGGTGTATTTTCTTCTGAGGAAATTGGATTTTCACGTATCGTTGAAACTCCGCAAGAAGCGATCGATATGGTTTTATCCAGCTTGCCGTCCGATTTCAAGAACTCTTTAAAACCATTGTAA
- a CDS encoding NADPH-dependent FMN reductase, whose product MQNNKRILAIIGSTRTNSSNLKLIQHFGALTRDLYDITIFEGLSGLPHFNPDLDNENPPSSVDEFRKLISNADGLLICTPEYVFSLPGSLKNAIEWCVSTTVFSQKPIGLITASASGEKGHEQLQLIMKTVETKFNDDTTLLISGIKGKFNEQGVLIDIETIRRLNLLVSGFNKLLSD is encoded by the coding sequence ATGCAAAACAATAAAAGAATACTTGCCATCATTGGAAGCACCAGAACCAATTCGTCTAATCTTAAGCTTATTCAACATTTTGGTGCATTGACAAGGGATTTATATGATATTACCATTTTTGAAGGGTTAAGTGGATTGCCTCATTTTAATCCAGATCTCGACAATGAAAACCCACCGAGTTCGGTAGATGAATTTAGGAAGCTTATCTCGAATGCTGACGGTTTACTTATTTGTACGCCGGAGTACGTTTTTAGTCTGCCGGGAAGTTTGAAGAATGCAATAGAATGGTGTGTTTCTACTACTGTTTTTTCCCAAAAACCAATCGGGCTGATTACGGCGTCTGCTTCTGGAGAAAAAGGACATGAGCAATTGCAATTAATTATGAAAACGGTTGAAACCAAATTTAATGATGATACTACATTACTCATCAGTGGGATTAAAGGAAAGTTCAATGAACAAGGAGTATTGATTGATATAGAAACTATTCGTCGACTCAATTTACTTGTTAGCGGTTTTAATAAACTTTTAAGCGATTGA
- a CDS encoding TetR/AcrR family transcriptional regulator, translating into MNKKEIILATALRLFVENGFHGTATAKIAQEANVATGTLFNYFRTKEELIVVIYHSILKEMDDFIVERMESHSISKESFQSLFTATLSWSLENPIHYQYLQQFNHSPYFNVIEKTIASQDEHPLFVLIKNGIDIVLIKQMPVSFIYSLFAAQINGLHYYIISNVLSNDKQLELISEAFEMLWKMIED; encoded by the coding sequence ATGAACAAAAAAGAAATAATTTTAGCTACAGCACTTAGGTTATTTGTTGAAAATGGTTTTCATGGCACAGCAACTGCTAAAATTGCCCAAGAGGCAAATGTGGCCACAGGAACGTTATTCAATTATTTTCGAACAAAAGAAGAACTTATTGTTGTGATATATCATTCAATTTTAAAAGAAATGGATGATTTTATTGTCGAAAGAATGGAATCTCATTCGATTTCCAAAGAATCATTTCAATCGTTGTTTACTGCAACTCTTTCTTGGAGTCTTGAGAATCCCATTCATTATCAATATTTGCAGCAATTCAATCATTCTCCTTATTTTAATGTTATAGAGAAAACTATTGCCAGTCAGGACGAGCACCCACTTTTCGTTCTAATTAAAAACGGAATTGACATTGTTCTTATCAAGCAAATGCCGGTTTCTTTTATCTACTCTTTGTTTGCTGCTCAAATCAACGGTTTGCATTATTATATTATTTCGAATGTTTTGAGTAATGATAAGCAATTGGAACTTATCTCGGAAGCTTTCGAGATGTTGTGGAAAATGATTGAAGATTAA